From a region of the Daphnia pulicaria isolate SC F1-1A chromosome 1, SC_F0-13Bv2, whole genome shotgun sequence genome:
- the LOC124327465 gene encoding alpha-crystallin B chain-like, protein MRWLKEGSIFKLEVNVAPFGSTGIKVFMTHGGDLIVHAGHDEQMENDGHISRRFEGRIAIPMGVDANSIESSLSPDGILTIVAKETANKYERIIPVFPADPHRHLSDHPHVSPGGP, encoded by the exons ATGAGGTGGCTCAAGGAGGGTTCGATCTTCAAG TTGGAAGTGAATGTGGCGCCGTTCGGATCGACCGGAATCAAGGTGTTTATGACACACGGAGGGGATCTCATCGTCCACGCCGGACACGACGAACAAATGGAGAACGACGGACACATCAGTAGGAG ATTTGAAGGGCGGATCGCTATTCCGATGGGTGTGGATGCCAACAGCATCGAGTCATCTCTTTCACCGGATGGGATACTGACGATCGTAGCCAAAGAAACGGCAAACAAATACGAGCGAATCATTCCGGTCTTTCCGGCCGATCCGCATCGTCACTTGTCTGACCATCCACACGTCTCTCCCGGTGGACCCTAA